The stretch of DNA GCGGGCGCATGATCGGCGGCTTCGGCCTCGTCGCAGCGCCTGCCGAATACGGAAACTCGGGCGTGATGACGTTCATCGTCGACCACGACGGTGTCGTCTTCCAGAAGGATCTCGGACCGGAGACCTCGCGCAGGGCCGCGGCGATGAAAGCATTCGATCCCGACGGCACGTGGACCGAAGTCTCCGGCGGCTGACGGCGGGCGCCGCCCCTGGTTAGTGCGCGCGCATCTTAGCTATCGGTGTGAAGTGCGGATACTGAGTTCGTGTTGCGTCACGGCGCCAACTGCGAGATTGTCACGGTGCGACGGCGCTGCCGGGTAGCCTTTCGGAGGGAGGCCCATGCATCGAGCACTTGCACTTCCAGGTCACGCGCGCGCCGCGTGGACAGCTGTCATTTCCGCTCTCGCCCTCCTCGCCGCGCTCGCCGAACACGCCCACGCCGAGCGTCGCGTCGCCCTCGTGGTCGGAAATGGCGCTTACCAGCATACCGTCCCGCTGGCCAATCCGCGGAATGATGCGCAAGATATAGCTGCAGCGCTCGGCGAGTTGGGCTTTGAGGTCATCTCTGGAACGGATCTGGACAAGCGGTCGCTTGATCTGAAGGTGCGCGAGTTCGCCCGTGCCCTTGAAGGCGCCGACGTCGGCTTGTTCTTTTACGCGGGCCACGGGCTGCAGGTGAAGGGCATCAACTACCTGGTAGCCACGGATGCCAAGCTCGAAGCAGAACGCGACCTCGATTTTGATGCCGTGAGGGTCGAGTTCGTGCTGGCGCAAATGGAACGCGAAGCGAAGACGAACATCGTGTTTCTCGATGCCTGCCGCAACAACCCCCTTGCCCGGAACCTCGCACGCTCGATGGGCACGCGGGGCGTCGCCGAGAACAACGGCTTGGCGCCCATCAAGTCCGGTCTGGGCACGTTCATCGCCTTCGCCACAGAGCCGGGCAACGTGGCAAGCGATGGTTCAGGGCGCAACTCGCCTTTTACGGCGGCGCTAAAGGATCACATTGATGCACCCGGCGCATCGATCACGGATGTTCTGATCGACG from Actinomycetota bacterium encodes:
- a CDS encoding caspase domain-containing protein; the encoded protein is MHRALALPGHARAAWTAVISALALLAALAEHAHAERRVALVVGNGAYQHTVPLANPRNDAQDIAAALGELGFEVISGTDLDKRSLDLKVREFARALEGADVGLFFYAGHGLQVKGINYLVATDAKLEAERDLDFDAVRVEFVLAQMEREAKTNIVFLDACRNNPLARNLARSMGTRGVAENNGLAPIKSGLGTFIAFATEPGNVASDGSGRNSPFTAALKDHIDAPGASITDVLIDVRKDVVEATKGDQVPWDHSALRGRFYFNAAIQESPPQASTPAEPTRPISEASREWSRVDKTSLAELETYLRRHGSSPEADYARSRMAALKKAAKEETCNVDGHWEQTATDVGISTWILTRSGDDRYHAQENGMGNAVGTAVMIGNRVRI